From the Lysobacter sp. FW306-1B-D06B genome, one window contains:
- a CDS encoding fimbrial protein, whose protein sequence is MSSFSSVVTRCARIAPLLAIGCLFASMPVGTAAAGTANCAPPAVSSITADAGGGSYVIGRNAVPGPVLTPWSAFTAGPDNLFVCTITMAPSGDYFGSMRQAGTGLTPADMGGTNTIVIDGTSYIVYKTNVDGIGMVMKAYGAYGSGNSTTWFPGVTGVPQAWRRFTAWTGGGVTNLPDQTASGAIAFAFVRTGPISGGTVNYGGAPVAEFAAAVTTGAVNNGANGGPQSAIVPITLINGPTFVSASCVTPDVLVDLGRHSKSSFTGTDYTTPSVDFNIKLNSCPAGMNSVRYRIDPATTVQLPAQSVVALDGTSTATGVGVQLLNGAGGVHPLGVGTDQVFAPYNKTTGGDYTIPLKANYYQTSPTVTPGQANTTMTFTMTYL, encoded by the coding sequence ATGTCTTCCTTCAGCTCCGTAGTGACCCGATGCGCGCGCATCGCGCCGTTGCTGGCGATCGGTTGCTTGTTCGCGTCGATGCCGGTGGGCACCGCGGCCGCCGGTACGGCCAATTGCGCGCCGCCTGCTGTCTCTTCGATTACAGCCGACGCGGGCGGTGGATCCTATGTCATCGGCCGCAATGCCGTGCCCGGCCCTGTACTCACGCCGTGGAGCGCATTCACCGCCGGCCCGGATAACCTGTTCGTTTGCACGATCACCATGGCTCCGAGCGGTGACTACTTCGGTTCGATGCGCCAGGCCGGCACTGGCCTCACTCCCGCCGATATGGGCGGTACGAACACGATAGTGATCGATGGGACGTCATACATTGTCTACAAGACCAATGTGGACGGCATTGGAATGGTCATGAAGGCGTACGGGGCATACGGGTCGGGCAACTCGACAACCTGGTTCCCGGGAGTGACTGGAGTTCCGCAGGCTTGGAGGCGCTTCACTGCCTGGACTGGCGGTGGAGTTACAAATTTGCCGGACCAGACCGCCTCCGGGGCGATTGCGTTCGCGTTCGTGAGGACAGGACCGATATCTGGCGGAACCGTGAATTACGGTGGCGCTCCGGTAGCGGAGTTCGCTGCAGCTGTGACGACAGGTGCCGTGAACAATGGTGCAAATGGTGGTCCCCAGTCCGCCATCGTGCCGATCACGCTCATCAATGGCCCGACGTTCGTCTCGGCCTCCTGCGTTACGCCCGACGTCCTGGTCGATCTGGGCCGGCATTCGAAGAGCAGCTTCACCGGCACGGATTACACGACCCCGTCGGTCGATTTCAACATCAAGTTGAACAGCTGCCCGGCCGGGATGAACAGCGTCAGGTATCGCATCGATCCGGCAACGACGGTGCAGCTTCCCGCGCAGTCGGTGGTGGCGCTGGATGGCACGTCCACCGCCACGGGCGTCGGCGTGCAGTTGCTCAACGGAGCCGGTGGCGTGCATCCGCTGGGCGTAGGCACCGATCAGGTGTTCGCTCCGTACAACAAGACGACAGGCGGCGACTACACCATCCCGCTCAAGGCGAACTACTACCAGACCAGCCCCACCGTGACGCCGGGGCAGGCCAACACGACGATGACGTTCACCATGACGTACCTGTAG
- a CDS encoding fimbria/pilus outer membrane usher protein, whose translation MSRNKTQPAFNLRPIALSIAMVLGAMPTFAIAAPDPNPSPDPSPRPAPQVEFNVIALGAVGAQYDLSRFERGNTMLPGEQRVDLRVNQVPFARQNITFRANDEGNVAPCFTRELLTMMGVDTGKLEAAGANLNSDCLDISALIPDATWTTDANELRMDVSIPQIAMHRDAAGYVDPKLWDRGINAFTLGYSANASQSRTEDGATYTGGYVGLNAGLNVGGWRIRNQSGYRWNDSGDREFQNIRTYAEHDIDRLTATLTVGDTFTSGVIFDTTAFRGLSLATDDRMRPDSVNGYAPIVRGTADTNAIVEIRQSGYVVYQTTVAPGAFEITDLGATGFGGDLEVTVIEADGRKHAFTVPFAAMPQLLRPGVSRFAVTAGQLRQSNLFDTPRFAEGTYQLGINNWLTGYAGAQVAGDNLYRSLAVGGAFNTPVGAMALDVTGSRTQFGAQGGDLSGYSARVTYSKNVPSTSTTFALAAYRYSSSGFLTLNDAVMANDDLLTGRRERIYDGEGTARSRLQLTVNQHLGANAGDLYVVGSRNDYWNELPVDNTYQIGWNKRFRNVSLGVNASRSRVANGQTDDRYFVNFIMPLGSPSERRMPPTLSLNATHGGDGNRMRAGVSGVAGENRQVSYGVSGDFGDNNDDSIGTNVNWQLPYATVGGAYTYGKDSQSASVSAQGALLVHRGGITLASQLGETIGLVNAPGAKGARLSGGVNKVDGRGYGVVSNMRPYRLNDLVIDPKGVSADVEFPETSIKVVPRAGAVVPVTFETKTGAAYLLHALRDDGSPLPFGAEVTDDAGDVVGYVGQSSQAFVRLPDGTGKALSVQLDASGRKCSLEWTPDGGAKAGEIRHGEGKCRAL comes from the coding sequence ATGTCACGCAACAAGACGCAGCCCGCATTCAACCTTCGCCCAATCGCGCTCAGCATCGCGATGGTCCTGGGAGCGATGCCGACCTTCGCGATCGCCGCGCCCGATCCGAACCCTTCGCCGGATCCGTCTCCCAGACCTGCACCGCAGGTCGAGTTCAACGTGATCGCACTGGGCGCCGTTGGCGCACAGTACGACCTGTCGCGGTTCGAGCGCGGCAACACAATGCTCCCGGGCGAGCAGCGCGTGGACCTGCGTGTGAACCAGGTGCCGTTCGCGCGCCAGAACATCACGTTCCGCGCGAACGACGAGGGGAACGTCGCGCCGTGCTTCACGCGCGAGCTACTGACGATGATGGGCGTGGATACCGGCAAGCTTGAGGCGGCCGGTGCCAACCTCAATTCCGATTGCCTCGACATCAGCGCGTTGATTCCCGATGCGACCTGGACGACCGATGCCAACGAGCTGCGCATGGACGTGTCCATTCCGCAGATCGCGATGCATCGCGATGCGGCCGGCTACGTGGACCCAAAGCTCTGGGACCGAGGCATCAACGCTTTCACGCTGGGCTACAGCGCGAACGCATCGCAGTCGCGCACGGAAGACGGGGCCACCTACACGGGCGGCTATGTCGGCCTCAATGCCGGCCTGAACGTGGGTGGTTGGCGTATCCGCAACCAGTCCGGTTACCGCTGGAACGACAGCGGCGACCGCGAGTTCCAGAACATCCGCACCTACGCCGAGCACGACATCGACCGCTTGACCGCCACGCTGACGGTCGGCGACACGTTCACCTCGGGCGTGATCTTCGACACGACCGCGTTCCGCGGCCTCAGCCTGGCCACCGACGATCGCATGCGCCCGGATTCGGTCAACGGCTATGCGCCCATCGTGCGCGGTACGGCGGACACCAACGCCATCGTCGAGATCCGCCAGTCCGGCTACGTCGTCTACCAGACGACCGTGGCCCCGGGCGCCTTCGAGATCACCGACCTGGGCGCCACCGGCTTCGGCGGCGATCTCGAGGTCACCGTGATCGAGGCCGATGGCCGCAAGCACGCCTTCACGGTGCCGTTTGCCGCGATGCCGCAGCTGCTGCGTCCGGGCGTGTCGCGCTTTGCCGTCACTGCCGGCCAGTTGCGCCAGTCCAATCTTTTCGACACGCCGCGCTTCGCCGAGGGCACGTACCAGCTCGGCATCAACAACTGGCTGACCGGCTACGCCGGCGCCCAGGTGGCCGGCGACAACCTCTACCGCAGCCTCGCGGTGGGCGGTGCCTTCAACACGCCCGTCGGCGCCATGGCGCTGGATGTCACCGGTTCGCGCACGCAGTTCGGTGCGCAGGGCGGTGACCTCAGCGGCTACAGCGCACGCGTCACCTACAGCAAGAACGTGCCGTCCACGTCCACCACGTTCGCGTTGGCGGCCTATCGCTATTCCAGCAGCGGGTTCCTCACGCTGAACGATGCCGTGATGGCCAACGACGACCTGCTCACCGGCCGGCGCGAGCGCATCTACGACGGCGAGGGCACCGCGCGCAGTCGCCTGCAGCTGACCGTCAACCAGCATCTGGGCGCCAATGCCGGCGACCTGTACGTGGTCGGCTCGCGCAACGACTACTGGAATGAACTTCCGGTCGACAACACCTACCAGATCGGCTGGAACAAGCGCTTCCGCAACGTGTCGCTGGGCGTGAACGCCAGCCGCAGTCGCGTCGCCAACGGGCAGACCGACGATCGCTATTTCGTCAACTTCATCATGCCCCTCGGCAGCCCGAGCGAGCGCAGGATGCCGCCGACGCTCAGCCTCAATGCAACGCACGGCGGCGATGGCAATCGCATGCGTGCCGGTGTCTCCGGTGTCGCGGGCGAGAATCGCCAGGTCAGTTATGGCGTCAGCGGCGATTTCGGCGACAACAACGACGACAGCATCGGCACTAACGTCAACTGGCAGCTGCCGTACGCCACGGTTGGCGGTGCCTACACCTACGGCAAGGACTCCCAGTCCGCCTCCGTGTCGGCGCAAGGCGCGCTGCTGGTCCATCGCGGCGGGATCACGCTGGCATCACAGTTGGGCGAGACCATCGGCCTCGTCAATGCTCCCGGCGCAAAGGGTGCGCGTCTGTCGGGTGGCGTCAACAAGGTCGACGGCCGCGGTTACGGCGTTGTCAGCAACATGCGGCCGTACCGCCTCAACGATCTGGTGATCGATCCGAAGGGAGTTTCCGCCGACGTCGAGTTCCCGGAAACCAGCATCAAGGTCGTCCCGCGCGCCGGCGCCGTGGTGCCCGTCACGTTCGAAACCAAGACGGGCGCCGCGTATCTGCTGCACGCACTGCGCGACGACGGCAGCCCGCTGCCGTTCGGTGCGGAAGTGACGGACGACGCGGGTGACGTCGTGGGCTACGTGGGCCAGTCGAGCCAGGCGTTCGTGCGGTTGCCCGACGGCACCGGCAAGGCGTTGAGCGTGCAGCTGGATGCCAGTGGCCGGAAGTGCTCGCTGGAATGGACGCCTGACGGCGGCGCGAAGGCGGGCGAGATTCGTCATGGAGAAGGCAAATGCCGTGCTCTGTGA
- a CDS encoding fimbria/pilus periplasmic chaperone, translating to MFGRRPESPACGSTEPTQFHQRAVAMNLSKTLCAVVLSMAGIVSSAHAAIQIVGTRVVYPATEREVTVRVMNVGTDPRLIQAWVDSGDDHETAETSKAPFTINPPLSRIDAGKGQSFRLMFTGAALPQDRESVFWLNVVEVPTKPQEKESGQNFLQFAIRTRIKIFYRPSTLVGNPAGSVSQLTWKLARKDGKLAVTCTNGTAYNVSMGDIHLKGAAQRSSVEGGGMCPAKGSETFLVDGADSGTVVYTTIDDYGTTAERESPYTR from the coding sequence GTGTTCGGACGCAGGCCGGAATCTCCGGCCTGCGGTTCGACCGAGCCGACCCAGTTCCATCAACGGGCAGTAGCCATGAACCTCTCCAAGACCCTGTGCGCCGTGGTGCTTTCGATGGCCGGCATCGTGTCATCCGCACATGCCGCCATCCAGATCGTCGGCACGCGCGTGGTGTATCCGGCCACCGAACGGGAAGTCACGGTGCGCGTCATGAACGTCGGCACCGACCCCCGACTGATCCAGGCATGGGTCGACAGCGGCGACGATCACGAAACCGCGGAGACCAGCAAAGCTCCGTTTACGATCAACCCTCCTCTTTCGCGCATCGATGCGGGCAAGGGCCAATCGTTCCGCCTGATGTTCACCGGCGCTGCGCTGCCGCAGGATCGCGAATCCGTCTTCTGGCTCAACGTGGTCGAAGTTCCGACGAAGCCCCAAGAGAAAGAAAGTGGGCAGAACTTCCTGCAGTTCGCGATTCGCACGCGCATCAAGATCTTCTATCGGCCCAGCACGCTGGTAGGCAATCCCGCAGGCTCGGTGTCCCAGCTGACATGGAAGCTGGCTCGTAAGGACGGCAAGCTCGCGGTGACCTGCACGAACGGCACTGCCTACAACGTATCCATGGGCGACATCCACCTCAAGGGCGCCGCGCAACGCAGCAGCGTCGAAGGCGGCGGTATGTGCCCGGCCAAGGGAAGCGAGACGTTCCTGGTTGACGGTGCGGACAGCGGAACCGTGGTCTACACCACGATCGACGACTACGGCACGACGGCCGAGCGCGAATCGCCCTATACGCGCTGA
- a CDS encoding fimbrial protein — MNKNLLSAAMVAALGFSVVGTAAAADGKITFKGDITDVTCTVTAGTGITGSNGNFAVAMGSVNKSALATLGARAADTPFSLVIGGSGQTGCTDGKVVKLRFEPAQSPVDMTTGRLTNAAGTAPVVQVGLLNKNKADINLADPTDAANIGETISANTATMNYWAQMYAPATGVGSGTVDTFVMYSLQYN; from the coding sequence ATGAACAAGAACCTCCTTTCCGCCGCCATGGTCGCCGCACTCGGCTTTTCCGTCGTGGGTACGGCCGCCGCCGCTGACGGCAAGATCACCTTCAAGGGCGACATCACCGACGTGACCTGCACCGTGACCGCCGGTACCGGCATCACGGGCAGCAACGGCAACTTCGCCGTCGCCATGGGCTCGGTCAACAAGTCGGCGCTCGCCACGCTCGGCGCACGCGCCGCCGATACGCCGTTCAGCCTGGTCATCGGCGGTTCGGGTCAGACCGGCTGCACCGACGGCAAGGTCGTCAAGCTGCGCTTCGAGCCGGCGCAGAGCCCGGTCGACATGACCACCGGTCGCCTGACCAACGCCGCCGGCACCGCCCCCGTCGTGCAGGTCGGCCTGCTGAACAAGAACAAGGCCGACATCAACCTGGCCGACCCGACCGATGCCGCCAACATCGGCGAGACCATCAGCGCCAACACCGCCACGATGAACTACTGGGCGCAGATGTACGCCCCGGCCACGGGCGTTGGCTCGGGCACGGTCGACACCTTCGTGATGTATTCGTTGCAGTACAACTGA